A genomic window from Mesorhizobium sp. 131-2-1 includes:
- a CDS encoding NAD(P)-binding domain-containing protein has product MCDATVVGAGPYGLSVAAHLRGLGVGYRIIGNPMESWKSKMPKGMLLKSAGFASNLSDPEQAFTLRQFCIEHGIPYDHLNLPIPLETFSAYGVAFQKRWVPDVEDEELVSLIPAPEGFDLSMKSGLSFRTRKVVIATGLTYFRHIPELLSRLPSDRLSHAADVHDLHRFRGQRVAVLGSGASAIDIAVLLNEAQVDVQLISRKPTIMYSGRWGGSGSHPVLRRLALPVSGIGPGWKHRLFADWPWLFRYLPENYRLEMAETFPAPSAGEPMKERAASIPLLVGRSPQEARLSERGIQLRLLSMDGDTQVVETDHIIAATGYKADVRRFPFLGSSIVEQLRLVGKTPRLSANFESSIPGLYFVGQVSTTTFGPVMRFVFGTDFTSRTISRHLASLRPRTWRESPHRSAGQCRSTASTSSVRECLRTLTLNQPREVNR; this is encoded by the coding sequence TTGTGCGACGCAACCGTTGTCGGTGCTGGCCCCTATGGACTGTCGGTAGCAGCACACTTGCGCGGACTGGGCGTTGGTTACCGGATAATCGGCAACCCAATGGAGAGCTGGAAGAGCAAGATGCCGAAAGGCATGCTGCTCAAATCAGCTGGGTTCGCATCAAACCTTTCTGACCCCGAGCAGGCTTTTACGCTTAGGCAATTCTGCATCGAGCATGGCATTCCCTATGACCATTTGAATCTCCCAATTCCGCTGGAGACGTTCTCCGCCTACGGGGTGGCGTTCCAAAAACGCTGGGTGCCGGATGTGGAAGACGAGGAACTCGTTTCCTTGATACCGGCTCCAGAAGGATTCGATCTTAGCATGAAGAGCGGGCTGTCCTTCAGGACGCGCAAGGTAGTGATTGCAACAGGCCTGACCTATTTCCGCCATATCCCCGAGTTGTTGTCCCGACTGCCCAGCGATAGGCTTTCGCATGCCGCTGACGTTCACGACCTCCATAGATTCCGGGGGCAACGAGTGGCCGTACTCGGAAGCGGAGCATCCGCAATTGACATAGCGGTGCTCTTGAACGAAGCGCAGGTCGACGTTCAGCTTATCTCGCGCAAGCCAACCATCATGTACAGTGGCCGGTGGGGAGGCTCAGGCTCGCACCCGGTGTTGCGCCGCCTGGCACTTCCCGTTTCTGGAATCGGCCCGGGTTGGAAACATCGGCTGTTCGCGGACTGGCCTTGGCTCTTTCGGTATCTCCCCGAGAACTATCGACTTGAAATGGCAGAAACGTTTCCCGCGCCCTCCGCAGGAGAGCCAATGAAGGAGCGGGCAGCAAGCATTCCTTTGCTTGTGGGACGCTCGCCTCAGGAAGCGAGACTATCAGAGCGCGGAATACAATTAAGATTACTCTCCATGGACGGCGACACTCAAGTTGTAGAAACAGACCACATAATCGCGGCGACCGGATACAAGGCTGACGTGCGTCGTTTTCCCTTCTTGGGCTCTTCAATTGTCGAACAGCTGCGTCTTGTCGGAAAAACTCCGAGGTTGTCCGCGAACTTTGAGTCGTCCATCCCGGGATTGTATTTCGTCGGACAGGTATCGACTACGACGTTTGGACCGGTCATGCGTTTCGTGTTTGGCACCGACTTCACCTCTCGCACGATATCAAGGCACCTGGCGAGTCTGCGGCCTAGGACGTGGCGAGAGTCCCCTCACAGGAGTGCGGGGCAGTGCCGCTCCACTGCGTCGACATCTTCAGTCCGGGAATGCCTGCGAACCCTCACCTTGAACCAACCAAGGGAGGTCAATCGCTAG
- a CDS encoding TubC N-terminal docking domain-related protein → MQIPELLADLAVKDIKVWVEGDRLRCNAPVGALTAESSDQLRDRKGEIITFLNMATAAARQQPAIIPLQSRGTRTPIYAVPGHIGAPFSFSDLSKHLGGDQPFYALQPSGFDGQSEPMDRVEDIAEYFARQIVAYQPTGPYIIAGYCSGAATALELAKILRQRGAEIPCLPLFGPLHPTTYGESPRLLYFLAKRSADSFLREIAKLPTFGARLRYFGSRFRNLDQRVRALVTPVGKSKEPVTTDPVLASRARLKSTAITALRRYVPTPYSGRVCIFLPNKAWMRSGAAPHRWLRVVPHAEFYFGPEDCNDTLMLEEPDAPAIAELYRQATQKAGIS, encoded by the coding sequence ATGCAGATCCCGGAGCTTCTCGCAGACCTCGCGGTCAAGGACATCAAGGTCTGGGTAGAAGGCGACCGGCTGCGGTGCAACGCCCCAGTTGGCGCACTGACGGCGGAGTCGTCCGACCAGTTGCGGGACCGGAAGGGCGAAATCATCACGTTTCTGAATATGGCCACGGCGGCGGCCCGGCAACAGCCTGCAATCATTCCCCTCCAGTCTCGCGGAACACGCACGCCCATTTACGCCGTACCCGGGCATATCGGGGCGCCCTTCTCATTCTCGGACCTGTCGAAGCACCTGGGCGGCGATCAACCGTTTTACGCACTCCAGCCGTCTGGCTTCGATGGGCAGAGCGAGCCGATGGACCGCGTCGAAGATATCGCCGAGTACTTCGCCCGCCAGATCGTCGCATATCAGCCCACCGGTCCGTACATCATCGCCGGTTACTGCTCCGGCGCTGCAACCGCTCTCGAGCTGGCGAAAATCCTGCGCCAACGCGGAGCAGAGATTCCATGCCTGCCGCTCTTTGGCCCACTTCACCCCACCACCTATGGGGAATCGCCGCGTCTACTCTATTTCCTTGCCAAGCGTAGCGCCGATTCATTCCTGCGAGAGATAGCGAAGTTGCCGACATTCGGCGCCCGTCTCCGGTATTTCGGCAGTCGTTTCCGGAATCTCGACCAGCGCGTCCGCGCCCTCGTGACCCCTGTTGGCAAAAGCAAAGAGCCTGTCACGACAGATCCGGTGCTGGCGAGCAGAGCTCGACTCAAATCCACGGCGATCACGGCTTTGCGGCGGTACGTTCCCACCCCGTATTCGGGTCGAGTATGCATATTCCTTCCGAACAAGGCCTGGATGCGATCGGGTGCAGCACCGCACCGATGGCTTCGAGTGGTGCCCCATGCCGAGTTCTATTTCGGGCCCGAGGACTGCAACGATACCCTTATGCTGGAGGAACCGGACGCACCTGCCATCGCAGAGCTTTATCGCCAAGCAACCCAAAAGGCTGGTATCTCATGA
- a CDS encoding non-ribosomal peptide synthetase, with product MNEVLPIAAEGVALTLLKDADHRALVVEYNATAAPYPSDRTIIDLFHDQVTRGPDAEAIRFGDAALTYQQLNERSNQMATHLTSTGVGPGRIAVVFMEHSIEVVVAILGVLKSGAAYVPVDAATPKGRLATILKDIANGTDGRVPVAITQARLQSVISPNLADIFVLDADFGSILNEPASARASAATPDGAAYIIFTSGSTGTPKGVVIEHRNLVNYIWWAARVYSSGERLAWPLFSSLAFDLTVTTLFTPLVTGGRIVVYLGDPGIQSMVVLKVIDDNAVDIMKLTPAHLAMIRDRNLGTTRLRKFIVGGEDFKTELARDITKAIPHPVEIYNEYGPTEATVGCMIHRFDIDRDQSASVPIGVPAANAGIYVLNKAHQPTSPGIVGEMFIAGDGLARGYFNRPDLTDERFLTAADPRDRFSQLRLYKTGDLARWNSEGRLDFLGRADHQVKVGGARVELGEIEARLLKHPHVQECAVAAIATSVVKPATQIGHVEPSAVEDGIARLVAYYVSSKPVTVADLRAHLAEELMESMIPTHYVRLERMPLTSNGKIDRASLPEPTAENIQPAQDFAAPSTETEKMLAALWCDLLKVESIGRDDNFFGLGGQSLLVMRVVSHMRKTFGVDVQLRNLFERPTVAGLAEVIDAMRWVADSRAPSLEGPREEIEL from the coding sequence ATGAACGAAGTCCTACCTATCGCAGCGGAGGGTGTAGCGCTTACCCTGCTGAAAGATGCCGATCATCGGGCGCTGGTTGTCGAATATAACGCCACGGCAGCACCCTACCCGTCGGACAGGACGATCATCGATCTCTTCCACGACCAGGTGACGCGTGGTCCTGACGCTGAAGCGATCCGCTTCGGCGACGCAGCGCTGACATATCAGCAGCTCAACGAACGCTCCAACCAGATGGCCACGCATCTGACCTCGACCGGCGTGGGGCCGGGTCGGATTGCCGTTGTGTTCATGGAGCACTCCATTGAAGTCGTCGTCGCGATCCTAGGCGTCCTGAAGTCGGGCGCAGCCTACGTGCCGGTGGATGCGGCAACACCGAAGGGGCGTCTCGCAACAATCCTGAAGGACATTGCCAACGGGACCGACGGGCGGGTGCCGGTGGCGATCACCCAGGCGCGCCTGCAGTCCGTCATTTCCCCGAACCTCGCCGACATTTTCGTCCTAGACGCCGATTTCGGGTCGATCTTGAACGAGCCGGCCTCGGCCCGAGCGTCGGCTGCCACTCCGGACGGCGCCGCCTATATCATCTTCACCTCCGGCTCGACCGGCACGCCCAAGGGCGTCGTGATCGAGCACCGGAACCTGGTGAACTACATCTGGTGGGCCGCTCGGGTGTACAGTTCCGGCGAACGTCTCGCATGGCCCCTTTTCTCATCCCTCGCCTTCGACCTGACCGTCACGACGCTCTTCACGCCACTCGTCACCGGTGGCCGCATCGTTGTCTATCTTGGTGATCCCGGAATCCAGAGCATGGTCGTTCTCAAGGTCATCGACGACAATGCCGTCGATATCATGAAGCTGACGCCGGCGCATCTCGCGATGATCCGCGACCGCAATCTTGGGACCACAAGGCTGCGCAAGTTCATCGTGGGTGGCGAGGACTTCAAGACCGAATTGGCTCGCGATATCACGAAAGCCATCCCCCATCCTGTCGAGATCTACAACGAATACGGACCAACCGAAGCCACTGTGGGCTGCATGATACACCGCTTCGACATCGACCGGGATCAATCCGCATCGGTGCCGATCGGCGTTCCGGCCGCCAATGCGGGCATCTACGTTCTCAACAAGGCACATCAGCCCACCTCACCCGGCATTGTCGGTGAGATGTTCATTGCCGGCGACGGCCTGGCGAGAGGCTATTTCAATCGCCCTGACCTCACTGACGAACGTTTCCTCACGGCCGCCGATCCCCGAGATCGGTTTTCGCAGCTGCGGCTGTACAAGACGGGCGATCTCGCCCGCTGGAACTCGGAAGGGCGCCTGGACTTTCTCGGCCGCGCCGATCATCAGGTGAAGGTTGGTGGCGCGCGTGTCGAACTGGGCGAGATCGAAGCGCGGCTTCTGAAGCACCCGCACGTTCAGGAATGCGCTGTCGCTGCCATCGCCACCTCGGTGGTGAAACCGGCGACACAAATCGGCCATGTCGAACCGTCAGCGGTCGAAGACGGCATCGCACGACTTGTGGCCTACTATGTCTCGTCGAAACCAGTGACCGTGGCGGACCTGCGCGCCCACCTTGCCGAAGAACTCATGGAGTCCATGATTCCGACACACTATGTTCGCCTCGAACGGATGCCGCTCACATCCAACGGGAAGATCGACCGCGCCTCGCTTCCCGAACCGACGGCGGAAAACATCCAGCCTGCACAAGACTTCGCCGCTCCCTCGACGGAGACCGAGAAGATGCTGGCCGCGCTGTGGTGCGATCTGCTCAAGGTCGAGTCGATCGGCCGTGACGACAACTTCTTTGGCCTGGGCGGGCAGTCGCTCTTGGTGATGCGAGTGGTGTCGCACATGCGAAAGACCTTCGGCGTCGACGTGCAGCTTCGCAATCTATTCGAACGCCCGACAGTGGCCGGACTGGCGGAAGTGATCGACGCAATGCGCTGGGTGGCCGATTCCAGAGCCCCTTCACTCGAGGGACCGAGAGAGGAAATCGAACTCTAG
- a CDS encoding acyl-CoA dehydrogenase family protein, translating to MRDQVRRFVEEEIKPCADRWEEDGFIPRPVLRRMGELGFFGIRYPAEYGGAEMDAVASTVFAEELGRSTYGGAADAMLVHSDMASMYVFHDGTKAQRARWMPGIISGEVITAVAITEPDAGSDVKAIRTRALREGDSYVLDGTKLYITNGVHADLYCVAAKTDPSAGSNGITMFLVEKGTPGFSVARELDKHGWRSSDTAELVFDGCRIPAESVLGAEGQGFYSIMRNFQNERLVLAAMAIGTAEAAIDMTLAWVKARRAFGGALWDMQAIRQRLAMLSAKVEASRQFLYATAWRMAADEDCLREISMLKAICGELVNEVAYACVQFHGAMGVMRESPIERIARDARILSIAGGATEVMLEVVASMS from the coding sequence TTGCGGGACCAGGTCCGCCGGTTCGTCGAGGAGGAGATCAAGCCCTGTGCGGATCGCTGGGAAGAGGACGGGTTCATTCCCCGTCCGGTCCTGCGCCGCATGGGTGAACTCGGCTTCTTCGGCATCCGCTACCCGGCCGAGTATGGTGGTGCCGAGATGGATGCGGTTGCATCGACGGTCTTCGCCGAGGAGCTCGGGCGCTCGACCTATGGCGGCGCCGCCGATGCGATGCTGGTCCATAGCGACATGGCTTCCATGTATGTCTTTCACGATGGGACCAAAGCCCAGCGGGCACGGTGGATGCCGGGCATTATCAGCGGCGAGGTGATCACCGCGGTCGCCATCACGGAGCCGGATGCGGGCTCGGACGTGAAGGCCATCCGCACGCGTGCGCTCCGAGAGGGCGACTCTTATGTCCTCGATGGCACGAAGCTCTACATCACGAATGGCGTCCACGCAGATCTCTATTGCGTCGCCGCCAAGACCGATCCCTCGGCAGGAAGCAACGGAATCACGATGTTCCTGGTCGAGAAGGGCACGCCCGGCTTCAGCGTCGCCCGCGAGTTGGACAAGCACGGCTGGCGCTCCTCCGACACCGCGGAGCTCGTCTTCGACGGTTGCCGTATCCCCGCCGAGAGCGTGCTCGGCGCGGAGGGACAGGGCTTCTACTCCATCATGCGCAACTTCCAGAACGAGCGCCTGGTCCTCGCGGCCATGGCGATAGGGACGGCCGAGGCGGCTATCGATATGACCCTCGCCTGGGTGAAAGCTCGCCGCGCATTCGGGGGCGCCCTTTGGGACATGCAGGCGATCCGTCAACGTCTCGCGATGCTCTCTGCGAAGGTGGAGGCAAGCCGCCAGTTTCTCTATGCCACCGCTTGGCGGATGGCGGCGGACGAAGATTGCCTGCGCGAGATCTCGATGTTGAAGGCCATCTGCGGCGAACTCGTCAACGAGGTTGCCTATGCGTGCGTGCAGTTCCACGGCGCCATGGGCGTCATGCGCGAGAGTCCGATCGAGCGGATAGCGCGTGACGCCCGCATCCTATCCATCGCCGGCGGCGCGACGGAGGTGATGCTGGAGGTGGTCGCGTCGATGTCGTGA
- a CDS encoding class I SAM-dependent methyltransferase gives MTKLKPDYVAIQRRCKDTRPPDHLIAHYELERRLADRLRAAPRDERSRLYSAVYSELFNSLPDHPQKAAVGSRPDRIAKQVRVLSPLMGRGDVYLEIGCGDASLPFALSGITREVLGLDVTDALVDFAAAPANFRFLKTDGVAIPLADNSVDLAHSDQLMEHLHVEDAEAQLQEIHRVLRPGAHYVCTTPSAITGPHDISIYFDEVATGMHMREYDYCSLRALMLQAGFRLIEFPLVVAGYWLATPPYQLLHGTELALQRLPARLRRNQLANFLMGITAVATK, from the coding sequence TTGACAAAGCTGAAGCCTGACTATGTCGCGATCCAGCGACGCTGCAAGGACACGCGGCCGCCCGACCACCTGATCGCGCACTACGAACTCGAACGCAGACTCGCGGATCGGCTACGGGCCGCCCCCCGCGACGAGCGTTCCCGACTCTATTCCGCGGTCTATTCGGAACTGTTCAACAGCCTGCCGGACCATCCGCAAAAAGCCGCCGTCGGCTCGCGCCCGGACCGGATCGCGAAACAGGTCAGGGTCCTCTCGCCTCTGATGGGGCGCGGCGACGTGTACCTGGAGATCGGCTGCGGTGACGCCTCGCTGCCCTTCGCGCTGTCTGGGATCACTCGTGAGGTGCTGGGCCTCGATGTCACGGACGCCCTGGTGGATTTCGCCGCCGCTCCGGCCAATTTCCGCTTCCTGAAGACGGACGGGGTCGCGATCCCGCTCGCGGACAACTCCGTCGATCTGGCGCATTCGGACCAGCTCATGGAGCATCTGCATGTGGAGGACGCCGAGGCCCAGCTCCAGGAGATCCACCGGGTGCTCAGGCCCGGCGCGCACTATGTGTGCACGACCCCGAGCGCGATCACGGGGCCGCACGATATCTCGATATATTTCGACGAGGTGGCGACGGGCATGCACATGCGGGAATATGACTATTGCTCACTGCGCGCCCTGATGCTCCAAGCGGGCTTTCGCCTGATCGAGTTCCCGCTGGTGGTCGCCGGATATTGGCTCGCTACGCCGCCCTACCAGCTCCTGCACGGTACCGAACTGGCTCTGCAACGGCTTCCGGCTCGGTTGCGGCGCAATCAATTGGCCAATTTCCTGATGGGCATCACGGCAGTCGCCACCAAATAA
- a CDS encoding lipopolysaccharide biosynthesis protein, with translation MSVDPAGTAIIRVRKELRKSAALVTNSGALAIGSIAAAGLGFVYWWLAARLFPPEVIGNASALLSVMGLIGLLGEAGIGTMLVGEIVRNPGKERGLVAAAACIGVALAVGLALLFVFGHAYINSSTGLIGGWFEGLAFVFGCGLTVLAIVVDQAFLGNLRSTGRMIRQVLFATFKLMLIATATVGGYTSIAALLLSWVAGLLASVIGVDLLTRGGARHLFGPPDFQLLHTLRSKVFDHYALDVALQAPSVIMPYLVLILLSPAINAAFVCLWMLVTIASVIPAAMATALFPVVRASPKQSRHDILLSVMASLLFSLVCAVFVFTYSQTILAVFNPAYPEIAGSSLRFLGFSLLGSTLKFHACTLARLGDRMRKASRWFALGGLLELCLVIVGAKLGGLQGLVLGWTLAVSIEGAFAALILAFATNLDSAAGPVHEQPTASRLQT, from the coding sequence ATGTCGGTAGACCCCGCCGGGACGGCCATTATTCGCGTGCGCAAAGAACTTCGAAAGAGCGCCGCCCTCGTGACGAATTCCGGCGCTCTGGCAATCGGATCGATTGCAGCGGCCGGTCTCGGGTTTGTCTATTGGTGGCTCGCGGCGCGGCTGTTTCCGCCAGAGGTGATCGGCAACGCCTCTGCCCTCCTGTCCGTGATGGGGCTTATCGGCCTGCTGGGGGAGGCGGGGATCGGGACCATGCTGGTGGGCGAGATCGTCCGCAATCCCGGCAAGGAGCGCGGCCTGGTGGCCGCGGCAGCGTGCATCGGGGTGGCGCTGGCGGTCGGCCTGGCCTTGTTGTTCGTCTTCGGGCATGCGTACATCAATAGCTCGACCGGGCTGATCGGCGGCTGGTTCGAGGGTCTTGCGTTCGTCTTCGGCTGCGGTCTGACCGTTCTCGCCATCGTGGTCGACCAGGCATTCCTGGGCAACCTGCGCAGCACCGGCAGGATGATCCGGCAAGTGCTGTTCGCCACGTTCAAGCTGATGCTGATCGCCACAGCCACGGTTGGCGGCTACACTTCCATTGCCGCGCTTCTTCTGAGCTGGGTGGCCGGCCTGCTGGCGTCCGTCATCGGCGTGGACCTGTTGACGCGGGGCGGTGCGCGCCACCTCTTTGGGCCTCCCGACTTCCAGCTGCTCCATACGCTCCGAAGCAAGGTTTTCGACCACTACGCGCTCGACGTGGCCTTGCAGGCCCCGAGCGTCATTATGCCGTACCTTGTGCTGATTCTCCTGTCGCCGGCCATCAATGCTGCCTTCGTATGCTTATGGATGTTGGTCACCATCGCCTCGGTGATTCCCGCGGCCATGGCTACCGCCCTGTTCCCCGTAGTGAGAGCGAGCCCGAAACAATCCAGACACGACATCCTTTTGTCGGTGATGGCGTCATTGCTCTTCTCGCTGGTCTGCGCCGTCTTCGTCTTCACCTATTCGCAGACGATCCTTGCGGTCTTCAATCCGGCCTATCCTGAGATCGCCGGTTCGAGCCTGCGCTTCCTCGGCTTCAGCCTGTTGGGATCAACGCTTAAATTTCATGCCTGCACGCTGGCGCGGTTAGGCGACAGGATGCGTAAGGCATCCCGCTGGTTCGCGCTTGGCGGATTGCTGGAGCTGTGCCTGGTGATCGTGGGAGCGAAACTTGGTGGCCTTCAAGGCCTGGTCCTGGGCTGGACGCTCGCCGTCAGCATCGAGGGTGCGTTTGCGGCCCTGATTTTGGCCTTCGCGACAAACCTGGATTCTGCCGCCGGCCCTGTGCACGAACAACCGACCGCGTCGCGGCTCCAGACTTGA
- a CDS encoding glycosyltransferase family 4 protein, whose amino-acid sequence MRILLLSQFYPPVIGGEERHVRNLGAALAQRGHHVSVGTLMHPGSPETELDGAVRVHRLRGTLQRLSGLHTDPERRHAPPFPDPELVLALKRLVAREEPDIVHAHNWIYASFLPVKGLSGARLVVTLHDYGLVCAKKNFMHLGAHLCSGPAPAKCLPCATGHYGALKAAATTLGNWASSFAARRVVDRFIAVSHAVARHTGLTQGRAPYDVIPNFVPDDVEVLGPEDACLRQLPGDGFILFVGDMMRLKGIDVLLRAYASLERAPPLVLVGRRVADTPTEFPPNVRVFTMWPHSAIMHAWRRSLFGVLPSVGPEACATVIMEAMASGKTVVATDIGGMPDLVDHGETGLLVPSGNASALANAMQTLLDDRALLARLEATSLARVERLKAGAVVTRIEQVYRDVLRTSRSAVPAQQGSGQPSCR is encoded by the coding sequence ATGCGCATCCTGCTGCTATCGCAGTTCTATCCCCCGGTGATCGGGGGAGAGGAGCGGCACGTCCGCAATCTCGGCGCAGCGCTGGCGCAGCGGGGCCATCATGTCAGCGTCGGGACCTTGATGCATCCCGGATCGCCCGAAACCGAGCTGGACGGCGCGGTCCGCGTGCATCGCCTGCGCGGCACGCTCCAGCGCCTGTCGGGCCTCCACACCGATCCCGAGCGTCGCCATGCACCGCCTTTCCCGGATCCCGAACTGGTGCTTGCCCTGAAGCGACTGGTCGCCCGGGAGGAGCCGGACATCGTTCACGCCCATAACTGGATTTACGCGTCCTTCCTGCCGGTTAAAGGTCTCAGTGGGGCACGCCTCGTGGTTACGCTCCACGACTACGGCCTTGTCTGCGCCAAGAAGAACTTCATGCACTTGGGCGCCCATCTCTGCAGTGGCCCAGCGCCGGCCAAATGCCTGCCCTGCGCTACAGGGCACTACGGCGCGTTGAAGGCAGCCGCGACCACCTTGGGCAACTGGGCGTCGAGCTTCGCCGCTCGGCGCGTGGTGGACCGCTTCATCGCGGTGAGCCACGCGGTGGCCCGTCACACCGGACTCACCCAAGGCCGCGCCCCTTACGACGTCATCCCCAACTTCGTGCCCGACGATGTCGAAGTGCTTGGCCCGGAAGATGCCTGCCTGCGGCAACTGCCCGGGGATGGATTCATCCTGTTCGTCGGCGACATGATGCGCCTCAAGGGCATTGACGTTCTCCTGCGGGCCTATGCCAGCCTGGAGCGGGCGCCGCCGCTGGTCCTGGTCGGGCGCCGGGTCGCCGATACGCCAACCGAATTTCCGCCGAACGTTCGAGTCTTCACCATGTGGCCGCATTCCGCTATCATGCATGCATGGAGGCGCTCACTGTTCGGCGTGCTGCCGTCGGTGGGGCCAGAAGCCTGCGCGACAGTGATCATGGAAGCAATGGCGTCCGGCAAGACCGTCGTTGCAACCGACATCGGTGGCATGCCGGATCTCGTCGATCATGGCGAAACAGGCCTTCTCGTGCCGAGTGGCAACGCGTCCGCCCTCGCCAACGCAATGCAGACACTTCTTGACGACCGCGCCTTGCTCGCACGCCTGGAGGCGACAAGCCTCGCCAGGGTCGAGCGCCTCAAGGCCGGTGCGGTCGTGACCCGGATCGAGCAGGTCTACCGGGACGTCCTGCGTACCAGCAGGTCCGCGGTGCCGGCGCAGCAAGGTTCGGGACAGCCATCATGTCGGTAG
- a CDS encoding glycosyltransferase family 4 protein translates to MRILMVAARCYPYMGGTETHIQEVGPRLVARGHAVDVLTTDPSGELPVEEEVRGMRVRRVPAWPRELDLYVAPGIYTAIRRGAWDLVHFQGYSSFVVPIGLLAVIRGHLPFVLTFHSGGHSSRLRNAIRSTQHALLRPLVARAARLIGVSEFEADFFSARMGVPRERFVVIPNGAAMPAPSPGVKVDPHLIVSSGRLERYKGHHRAIAALPELIRRVPDVRLHIVGTGPYERELRRLVATLGLEKRVTIAGIPGSERQKMADLLASAALFVLFSEYEAHPVAVMEALSLRRPVLVSDTSGLRELAANGLCRAISCNAGPGELAAAMAEELEGHREVPDLALPDWDACAQMLSDVYCDVLSSRSPVRLAPGGVISWPPATGA, encoded by the coding sequence ATGCGAATCCTGATGGTTGCGGCTCGCTGCTACCCCTATATGGGCGGCACTGAAACTCACATCCAGGAGGTCGGTCCCCGCTTGGTCGCGCGTGGCCACGCGGTCGATGTGCTCACTACCGATCCCTCGGGGGAACTGCCGGTTGAGGAGGAGGTGCGCGGCATGCGTGTGCGGCGCGTGCCGGCCTGGCCAAGGGAACTGGACCTCTATGTGGCACCTGGCATTTATACCGCGATCCGGCGCGGCGCTTGGGATCTGGTCCACTTCCAGGGTTACAGCAGTTTCGTGGTGCCGATCGGACTGCTTGCGGTCATCCGCGGGCACCTGCCGTTCGTCCTGACCTTCCACAGCGGCGGACATTCCTCCCGGCTGCGCAACGCCATACGCAGCACCCAGCATGCGCTGCTCCGGCCGCTGGTAGCCCGGGCCGCGCGGCTGATCGGCGTCTCTGAATTCGAAGCCGATTTCTTCAGCGCGAGGATGGGCGTGCCGCGGGAGCGGTTTGTCGTTATCCCCAACGGCGCCGCGATGCCGGCTCCGAGCCCCGGCGTCAAGGTCGATCCGCACCTGATCGTCTCGAGCGGCAGGCTGGAGCGCTACAAAGGCCATCATCGGGCGATCGCGGCCTTGCCCGAATTGATCCGCCGGGTACCGGACGTGCGGCTGCACATCGTCGGTACAGGGCCGTACGAGAGAGAATTGCGGCGCCTCGTCGCCACGCTCGGCCTCGAGAAGCGGGTCACAATTGCGGGTATCCCCGGATCCGAGCGGCAGAAAATGGCAGACCTGCTGGCGAGTGCCGCGCTTTTCGTGCTGTTCAGCGAGTACGAAGCCCATCCGGTCGCCGTGATGGAAGCCCTGTCGCTGCGCCGTCCGGTCCTCGTCAGCGACACGTCCGGTCTGCGGGAGCTGGCCGCCAATGGCCTGTGCCGGGCGATTTCGTGCAACGCCGGTCCGGGGGAACTGGCCGCCGCCATGGCCGAGGAACTGGAGGGCCATCGGGAGGTGCCGGATTTGGCGCTGCCCGACTGGGATGCCTGCGCGCAAATGCTGAGCGACGTCTATTGCGATGTCCTGAGCAGCCGATCCCCGGTCCGATTGGCTCCCGGCGGCGTGATCTCGTGGCCTCCTGCGACGGGGGCATGA